A stretch of the Blastocatellia bacterium genome encodes the following:
- a CDS encoding TonB-dependent receptor: MMAINLPTVRAWFFLALFFLSPALVWAFDTTGTITGVVTDSSGGAIGGAQVIVRNVGTNLTRETVTSEAGMFQVALLPVGEYEITVEADGFTKVQTKATLQINQVVRTDFNLMVANVSNEIIEVNAADAVALITVDNSTQSTVIDNKKIVDLPLNGRNFLQLGALIPGVASAVGGGGAEGATESGAFSVGGQRDRAANFYIDGTDNNQIINNNSSATASVDAIQEFTILTSTFSAEYGRNSGAVINVVTKSGTNQIHGTLFEFLRNDKFDASNLFDNAAGQPKPKFRNNQFGFTLGGPIIKDKTFYFINYEGQRTRVGNTIFTNVPTLLERQGSFIDPNTGRPVQLRVDPVSAQLLNFFPLPNANTQFGNYASSEIISLRRDNAIAKIDQKLGPNDQLSFRYLINDRDTFTPVLSTSGNAQSSSQVPGFGTSIVARVQNISVAETHVFSSNAVNEFRFGYNRFVDVQLGIDATNPATLGLPNGNMSVLGKGIPQILISGISGIGNSNLFPFTDNLQTYQFIDNLSFSRGRHNFKTGVDIRKNKVDGGEDFSFAGTIIFDGSQSGISATADFIQGTPQSAFIGRGFTSPKIRLNNYYFYFQDDFKFNSRLTINAGLRYELNTVPTASKRLFNFTTSRGIFGESLYEGDHNNFAPRLGFAYNFGDNKTVVRGGFGVFYDLPFQNTTFNLTFNPPTSTMLFNFGPFQPGRLGSIFSDTSLDPSGPCFVTIDPNFRNPYSLQYNLTFQRELPGEVAFEIGYVGTRGVKLIGARDVNQAQFFPGASGDDIFDRRPTQLSGLDFGVGGADIVQEQQSMGSSVYNSLQLKVAKRFNNGLSFLGAYTYSSSIDNLSDIFGFKGSAAIPQNSNDLRSERGFSPFDIRQRFTVSYTYELPFGKGKRFFANAGALADKLLSNWQMNGIVTLQSGQPFTVFLGIDQALTGNLFGEQRPNNVPGAFIQTDDGRVVLASNLLNLDGSPNFVALQAAGVIPLPGQFGSLGRNTFRGPNYENFDFSLTKRTSFTDSTALEFRAEFFNLFNHPTFALPDNNLSSPTFGQFSRTPDVAAGSPKIASGSPRVIQFGLKLIF; encoded by the coding sequence ATGATGGCAATAAACTTGCCTACTGTAAGGGCATGGTTTTTTTTAGCACTATTTTTTCTTAGTCCAGCCTTGGTTTGGGCTTTTGATACTACTGGCACAATAACAGGTGTAGTTACTGATTCAAGTGGCGGAGCAATTGGAGGTGCGCAAGTCATAGTTCGCAATGTTGGGACTAATTTAACTCGTGAAACTGTTACTTCAGAGGCAGGGATGTTCCAAGTTGCTCTTCTTCCTGTAGGCGAGTATGAAATAACTGTAGAAGCAGATGGTTTTACTAAAGTACAAACTAAAGCCACATTGCAGATTAATCAAGTTGTACGAACAGATTTTAATTTAATGGTTGCTAATGTAAGTAATGAAATTATTGAAGTTAATGCCGCTGATGCTGTAGCTTTAATTACAGTAGATAACTCAACTCAATCAACTGTAATTGATAATAAGAAAATAGTTGATCTTCCATTAAATGGCCGCAATTTCTTGCAATTAGGTGCTTTAATTCCAGGTGTCGCCTCGGCTGTTGGCGGTGGGGGTGCTGAAGGTGCCACAGAATCAGGAGCTTTTTCTGTTGGTGGTCAAAGAGATAGAGCCGCTAATTTTTATATTGATGGGACTGATAATAACCAAATTATTAACAATAACTCATCTGCAACAGCTAGTGTTGATGCAATACAAGAATTTACCATTTTAACTAGCACTTTTAGTGCTGAATATGGGCGTAATTCTGGTGCTGTAATTAATGTTGTTACTAAATCTGGTACAAACCAAATACATGGCACATTATTTGAGTTTTTGCGAAATGATAAATTTGATGCTAGCAATCTTTTTGATAACGCTGCGGGTCAACCTAAACCAAAGTTTCGTAATAACCAATTTGGTTTTACTTTGGGTGGGCCAATTATTAAAGACAAGACCTTTTATTTTATCAATTATGAAGGTCAGCGTACTCGCGTTGGAAATACGATTTTTACTAATGTTCCAACACTTTTAGAAAGACAAGGCTCTTTTATAGATCCAAATACAGGCCGTCCGGTTCAGCTTAGAGTTGACCCTGTTAGCGCACAATTACTAAACTTTTTCCCATTACCTAATGCTAATACTCAATTTGGCAATTATGCTTCTTCTGAAATTATTAGCTTACGTAGAGATAATGCTATTGCCAAAATTGACCAAAAACTAGGCCCAAATGACCAACTTAGTTTTCGCTATTTAATTAATGACCGAGACACTTTTACACCTGTTTTATCAACTTCTGGTAATGCTCAATCTTCCTCTCAAGTTCCTGGTTTTGGTACTTCCATAGTTGCGCGTGTTCAAAATATTTCTGTAGCAGAAACACATGTTTTTTCTAGTAATGCAGTTAATGAATTTCGCTTTGGCTATAATCGTTTTGTAGATGTACAGTTAGGCATAGATGCTACTAACCCTGCTACACTTGGACTACCTAATGGCAATATGTCTGTTTTAGGTAAAGGAATACCACAGATTTTAATTTCTGGTATTTCTGGAATAGGTAATTCTAACCTATTTCCATTTACTGACAATCTACAAACCTATCAATTTATTGATAATCTGTCTTTTTCTCGTGGACGACATAACTTTAAGACAGGTGTAGATATTAGAAAAAACAAAGTTGATGGTGGCGAGGATTTTAGTTTTGCTGGAACAATTATTTTTGATGGTTCCCAATCTGGTATAAGTGCAACGGCTGATTTTATCCAAGGTACTCCACAAAGTGCTTTTATTGGACGTGGTTTTACCTCTCCAAAAATCCGCTTAAATAATTATTACTTTTATTTCCAAGATGACTTTAAGTTTAACTCTCGTCTTACAATTAATGCAGGTCTGCGCTATGAGTTAAACACTGTTCCAACGGCTTCTAAACGGTTGTTTAATTTTACAACTAGCCGAGGAATCTTTGGCGAATCACTTTATGAAGGCGATCATAATAATTTTGCTCCACGTCTTGGGTTTGCATACAATTTTGGCGACAATAAAACGGTTGTTCGTGGTGGTTTTGGTGTTTTTTATGACTTGCCTTTCCAAAATACTACTTTTAACTTAACTTTTAACCCACCTACTAGCACAATGCTCTTTAACTTTGGCCCATTTCAACCTGGTAGATTAGGGAGCATTTTTAGTGATACCAGCCTTGACCCATCTGGCCCATGCTTTGTCACTATTGACCCTAATTTCCGTAACCCCTATAGCCTTCAATATAATTTAACTTTTCAAAGAGAATTACCTGGAGAAGTTGCTTTTGAAATTGGTTATGTTGGTACACGAGGAGTTAAATTGATTGGCGCACGCGATGTTAATCAAGCTCAATTTTTTCCTGGTGCTAGTGGAGATGATATTTTTGATCGTCGTCCTACTCAACTATCTGGGCTAGATTTTGGTGTTGGTGGTGCTGATATTGTTCAAGAACAACAATCTATGGGGTCATCTGTTTATAATTCATTACAATTAAAAGTTGCTAAACGCTTTAATAATGGCCTAAGCTTCCTTGGTGCTTATACTTATTCAAGTTCTATTGATAACCTTTCAGATATTTTTGGTTTTAAGGGAAGTGCTGCTATTCCTCAAAATTCCAATGACTTACGCTCTGAACGCGGATTTTCTCCTTTTGATATTCGACAACGCTTTACCGTAAGTTACACTTATGAACTTCCATTTGGTAAAGGAAAACGCTTTTTTGCTAATGCAGGTGCTTTAGCCGATAAACTGCTTTCTAATTGGCAAATGAATGGCATTGTAACTTTACAAAGTGGTCAACCATTTACAGTATTTTTAGGGATAGATCAGGCTCTAACAGGTAATCTTTTTGGTGAACAACGCCCAAATAATGTACCAGGTGCTTTTATTCAAACCGATGATGGACGAGTTGTTTTAGCTTCAAATCTGCTAAATTTGGATGGATCTCCTAATTTTGTAGCACTTCAAGCAGCAGGCGTAATTCCTTTACCAGGGCAATTTGGCTCACTTGGACGTAACACTTTTAGAGGGCCAAATTATGAAAACTTTGACTTTTCTTTAACCAAACGCACTTCTTTTACAGATAGTACTGCACTAGAATTTCGTGCAGAGTTCTTTAACCTGTTTAATCATCCTACTTTTGCTTTACCAGATAATAATCTTAGTTCTCCCACTTTTGGGCAATTTTCCCGTACACCTGATGTTGCTGCTGGCTCTCCTAAAATTGCTAGCGGTTCACCTCGTGTAATCCAATTTGGATTAAAGTTAATTTTTTAA
- a CDS encoding HAD-IIIA family hydrolase: MKQIIKKQQDNILTQANSIKLILMDCDGVLTDGQIILLPDGEEIKNFHVLDGQGVALAKQAGLKVGVISGRQSKVLTRRAKEGSYDFLFDKVSNKLAIYENLLVETGLKDHEIAFIGDDLPDIAIMCRVGLAIAVANAVDEVKNQADLITTRSGGQGAVREAIEFILKSQGLWQELIKKY; encoded by the coding sequence ATGAAACAAATCATTAAAAAACAACAAGATAATATTCTTACTCAAGCCAACTCTATTAAACTTATTTTGATGGACTGTGATGGAGTATTAACAGATGGGCAGATTATTTTATTGCCTGATGGCGAAGAAATAAAAAATTTTCATGTCCTAGATGGGCAAGGCGTTGCTTTAGCCAAACAAGCAGGTCTAAAAGTAGGTGTTATTTCTGGTCGTCAATCAAAAGTGCTAACTAGACGCGCAAAAGAAGGCAGTTATGATTTTCTTTTTGACAAAGTGAGCAATAAACTAGCTATATATGAAAATTTACTAGTAGAAACAGGGTTAAAAGACCACGAAATAGCTTTTATTGGAGATGATTTACCAGACATTGCTATTATGTGCCGTGTAGGTTTAGCCATTGCGGTTGCTAATGCAGTTGATGAAGTTAAAAATCAAGCAGATTTGATAACTACTCGTTCAGGTGGTCAAGGAGCAGTTAGAGAAGCTATTGAATTTATCCTAAAATCCCAAGGTCTTTGGCAAGAACTAATAAAGAAATATTAA
- a CDS encoding GAF domain-containing protein → METTLYKLALTNSELALLNRMLELISRSLDTKEIYQGVLNAVEVVDLESVIILLLGEDKKFYVDFNSGIGAEFSEQISSMFTSMFTDGVLPSELAIVYTEEVVKNFPQIENVVKNTGVRTVVVIPLRSRNSTIGLMLLTSSSRRIFSSEDQRLLSSIGSQVGIAIESAILYEKSQRLARQMSALFEVGKTISSHLEISPLLASIAENAGKLLDAEHTLVSIVFSDKQSNKMDTMAEWSLNGQSRAVSLAKYVQKESLAQDIDQDGSNDASLISFPIFVKDRSSSQPRLLGTFCASRDAKSNRPFTQSDLDLLHNLTSQVSIAVENAELYAKILAANEQLREAIRLKDELVSMVAHDFRSPLTSIQAFSELLQDRVSDDGVKKHLAIINRQSKHLASLAADTLTMSRLESGNFPLDFKPFKVNELLTSLMETRTTDSKIDLKFEFLEQDIEIWGDGRRIYEVIDNLVGNAIKYSPDGAYVRVKVGQINEGVQVSIIDRGMGIAPQDMSKLFQKFSRLDSARQRQIAGTGLGLYICRAFIEAHGGQIWVDSEVGKGSAFHFILPKQKISANETNH, encoded by the coding sequence ATGGAAACTACCCTCTATAAATTAGCTCTTACTAATAGCGAACTTGCTTTGCTTAATAGAATGCTTGAGCTAATTAGCCGCTCATTAGATACTAAGGAAATTTATCAGGGAGTACTTAATGCAGTAGAAGTTGTAGACTTAGAATCAGTAATTATACTTTTACTAGGCGAAGATAAAAAATTTTATGTAGATTTTAATAGCGGAATAGGTGCTGAATTTAGCGAACAAATTTCTAGTATGTTTACTAGTATGTTTACCGATGGTGTACTGCCTAGTGAGTTAGCAATAGTTTATACAGAAGAAGTAGTAAAAAATTTTCCACAGATTGAAAATGTAGTTAAAAATACAGGAGTTCGCACGGTAGTTGTTATTCCGCTTCGTAGTCGTAATTCTACTATTGGTTTAATGCTATTAACATCTAGTTCTCGTCGAATTTTTTCTAGCGAAGACCAAAGGCTTTTAAGCAGTATTGGTTCACAAGTAGGGATTGCTATTGAGAGCGCAATACTTTATGAAAAATCTCAGCGTCTAGCGCGTCAAATGAGTGCATTATTTGAAGTTGGTAAAACTATTAGTTCACATTTAGAAATTAGCCCACTACTAGCTTCTATTGCTGAAAATGCTGGAAAACTTTTAGATGCTGAACATACATTAGTTTCAATAGTATTTTCTGATAAGCAAAGTAACAAAATGGATACAATGGCTGAATGGAGCTTAAACGGTCAATCAAGAGCCGTTAGTCTAGCTAAATATGTGCAAAAAGAAAGCTTAGCTCAAGATATAGACCAAGATGGTAGTAATGATGCTTCATTAATTAGCTTTCCTATTTTTGTTAAGGATCGGTCTTCTTCACAACCTCGATTATTAGGCACTTTTTGTGCGTCAAGAGATGCTAAAAGCAATAGACCTTTTACACAATCAGACCTGGATTTACTTCATAACTTAACTTCACAAGTTTCTATTGCTGTAGAAAATGCAGAACTCTATGCCAAAATCTTAGCTGCTAATGAACAGCTAAGAGAAGCTATCCGCTTAAAAGATGAGCTAGTTTCAATGGTAGCGCATGACTTTCGTTCTCCTTTAACTTCTATACAAGCTTTTAGTGAACTACTTCAAGACCGTGTTTCAGATGATGGAGTAAAAAAACATCTAGCTATTATTAACCGCCAATCTAAACACCTGGCTTCTTTGGCTGCTGACACTTTAACTATGTCCAGGTTAGAATCAGGAAACTTTCCCTTAGACTTTAAGCCATTTAAGGTTAATGAACTTCTTACTTCTTTAATGGAAACCCGAACTACAGATTCAAAAATTGACCTAAAGTTTGAATTTTTGGAGCAGGATATTGAAATTTGGGGAGATGGTCGCCGAATTTATGAAGTAATTGATAACTTAGTTGGTAATGCTATTAAGTATTCTCCTGATGGGGCATATGTTCGAGTTAAGGTTGGGCAAATAAACGAAGGGGTACAAGTTTCAATTATTGATAGAGGTATGGGAATAGCTCCTCAAGATATGTCAAAGTTATTTCAAAAATTTAGTCGTTTAGATAGCGCACGACAACGCCAAATTGCTGGCACTGGCCTTGGACTTTATATTTGCCGAGCTTTTATTGAAGCTCATGGTGGGCAAATTTGGGTTGATAGCGAAGTAGGCAAAGGCTCAGCATTTCATTTTATCCTACCAAAACAAAAAATTTCTGCTAATGAAACAAATCATTAA
- the nadB gene encoding L-aspartate oxidase — translation MQKETDFVVIGSGIAGLRAAIGLSEGGSVVVLTKDRVSESNTEYAQGGIAVVLSDDDQIELHFQDTLEAGAGLCDKAAVRVLVEEGPKYITQLINWGTSFDKKGGKLLFTKEAAHSRHRILHAHGDSTGREIVRGLLAHARTIEKIKIVPHAVTLDLITNEDQVVGVKYLDIENNQLCHIYAKAIVLATGGAGQLYAHTTNPDVATGDGIGMAYRAGAKIADMEFVQFHPTALNVMGAPNFLLSEAMRGEGGYLINSEGKHFMGKYDEREELAPRDIVSRAIVSEMRRTDSKTVYLDVTHLKSSYLKERFPKIFLTCLNYNYDITKDLIPVSPAAHYVMGGVRTDIMGRTSLLGLYSAGEVASTGVHGANRLASNSLLEGLVFGARAAKAVLEDSNKLLSKIRRDTLENSPADYKLNQAIRGEVSQIMWEQVGIIRDAIRLEKAIDKLDEIAKESVNLLTQNYLSVAQAITRAAYFRQESRGGHYREDFPKCSNDWECHTIDQIKEGLSKEALS, via the coding sequence ATGCAGAAAGAAACAGATTTTGTTGTAATTGGTAGTGGGATTGCTGGGTTAAGAGCCGCAATTGGACTAAGTGAAGGGGGAAGTGTTGTTGTTTTAACAAAAGACCGTGTAAGTGAGTCAAACACAGAATATGCTCAAGGTGGAATTGCTGTAGTTTTAAGCGATGATGATCAGATAGAGTTACATTTTCAAGACACTTTAGAAGCTGGTGCTGGGCTTTGTGACAAGGCAGCCGTTAGAGTGTTAGTTGAAGAAGGCCCAAAATATATTACACAACTAATTAATTGGGGAACTAGTTTTGATAAAAAAGGAGGCAAACTTCTATTTACTAAAGAAGCTGCTCATTCACGACACCGAATCTTACATGCTCATGGTGATTCAACTGGGCGTGAAATTGTTCGAGGCTTACTTGCTCATGCTCGTACAATTGAAAAAATTAAAATTGTCCCTCATGCTGTTACGCTTGACTTAATTACTAATGAGGATCAGGTAGTTGGAGTTAAGTATTTAGATATAGAAAATAATCAGTTATGTCATATTTATGCTAAGGCAATTGTACTAGCGACGGGTGGAGCAGGTCAGCTTTATGCGCATACAACTAATCCAGATGTTGCAACGGGCGATGGGATTGGGATGGCTTATCGTGCTGGAGCAAAGATAGCCGACATGGAATTTGTTCAATTTCATCCAACAGCCTTAAATGTTATGGGCGCACCTAATTTTTTACTTTCTGAAGCAATGAGGGGAGAAGGAGGTTATTTAATTAATAGCGAAGGCAAGCACTTTATGGGTAAATATGATGAACGTGAGGAGCTTGCGCCTAGAGATATTGTTAGCCGTGCTATTGTTTCAGAAATGAGACGAACTGATTCTAAAACAGTTTATTTAGACGTAACACACTTAAAATCCAGTTACTTAAAAGAACGATTCCCCAAGATTTTTCTTACATGCTTAAATTATAACTATGATATTACTAAAGATTTAATCCCTGTTAGCCCGGCTGCCCATTATGTTATGGGTGGTGTACGTACTGACATTATGGGTAGAACTTCACTTTTGGGGCTTTATTCAGCTGGGGAAGTTGCTTCAACAGGAGTTCATGGAGCAAATCGGCTGGCTAGCAATTCCTTACTGGAAGGTTTAGTATTTGGTGCTAGAGCCGCAAAAGCTGTTTTAGAAGATAGCAATAAATTATTAAGCAAAATAAGAAGAGATACGTTAGAAAATAGTCCTGCTGATTATAAACTTAACCAGGCAATTCGAGGTGAGGTTAGCCAAATAATGTGGGAGCAAGTAGGCATTATTCGGGATGCTATTAGGTTGGAAAAAGCTATAGATAAACTAGATGAAATAGCTAAAGAATCTGTTAATTTATTGACACAAAATTATTTAAGTGTAGCTCAAGCAATTACACGAGCAGCATATTTTCGCCAAGAAAGTCGTGGAGGACATTATCGAGAGGACTTTCCTAAATGTAGCAATGATTGGGAGTGTCACACAATTGATCAAATAAAAGAAGGGCTTTCAAAAGAAGCTTTAAGCTAG
- a CDS encoding type IV pilus twitching motility protein PilT, which produces MTGFNRTGFGINTERQKLRQDIDKLLERTLKMRGSDLHVATGAPPIVRRFGTLMRVEGEILEIEKARAIVREILTDEQFRQFEKTGDLDFSYEVIGVGRFRGNVLRQNRGIDLTFHVVPAEIMSPETLGLPPLVRELTHFHQGLILITGAAGQGKSTTISSLVDVINSERALHILTVEDPIEFVHPIDKKAIVNQREVGRHTKSFANALRAALREDPDVIVVGEMRDLETISLAVTASETGHLVMGTLMTSSAHQTVDRILESFPPAQQNQIRAMLSDSLRAVISQRLLPMTDNSGMVLAAEILLGTPAVANLIREKKTFQIPSIIQTNRHLGMRRMDDALLELVQAGKVNPQKALDFAFDKKAFEASIKRI; this is translated from the coding sequence ATGACGGGATTTAATCGTACTGGATTTGGCATTAATACGGAACGTCAAAAACTTAGACAAGATATAGATAAACTGCTAGAACGTACATTAAAAATGCGTGGCTCAGACCTACACGTTGCTACAGGCGCACCACCAATTGTTAGACGCTTTGGAACCTTAATGCGTGTGGAGGGAGAAATTTTAGAAATAGAGAAAGCACGCGCAATAGTTAGGGAAATTTTAACTGATGAACAATTTCGCCAATTTGAAAAAACTGGTGACTTAGATTTTAGTTATGAAGTAATAGGTGTTGGCCGTTTTCGGGGAAATGTCCTAAGACAAAACCGAGGTATTGACTTAACTTTTCACGTTGTCCCAGCAGAAATTATGTCCCCCGAAACCTTAGGACTACCTCCATTAGTTCGTGAATTAACCCACTTTCACCAAGGGTTAATTTTAATTACAGGTGCTGCTGGACAAGGTAAATCTACTACCATATCTTCTTTAGTTGATGTAATTAACAGCGAGCGAGCTTTACATATTCTTACTGTAGAAGATCCTATAGAATTTGTACATCCTATCGATAAAAAAGCTATTGTTAATCAACGTGAAGTAGGGCGACATACTAAATCCTTTGCCAATGCTTTACGTGCAGCACTACGCGAAGATCCAGATGTAATTGTAGTTGGAGAAATGCGAGATTTAGAGACAATTTCTTTGGCTGTAACTGCCTCTGAAACAGGACATTTGGTAATGGGGACTTTAATGACTTCTAGCGCACATCAAACAGTAGACCGTATTTTAGAATCATTTCCTCCAGCACAACAAAACCAAATTCGAGCAATGCTTTCTGATTCACTTCGTGCCGTTATTTCACAACGCCTGTTGCCAATGACAGATAATAGCGGAATGGTATTAGCAGCAGAAATTTTACTAGGCACACCTGCTGTAGCTAATTTAATTAGAGAAAAGAAAACATTCCAAATTCCAAGCATAATACAAACTAACCGACATTTAGGAATGAGAAGAATGGATGATGCTTTACTAGAATTAGTACAAGCAGGTAAGGTTAACCCACAGAAAGCACTAGATTTTGCTTTTGATAAAAAGGCTTTTGAAGCATCTATTAAACGTATTTAA
- a CDS encoding insulinase family protein, which produces MTALLANSLTENVKRTKLENGLTILTKEVHTRPIVAAMIWYRVGARDEELGQTGKSHFLEHMLFKGTSKYKKGEIDLITMQNGGRNNAFTWLDFTAYYFTFASDRWEIALEIEASRIRDTLFAPEEFTSEKQVVIEELQIGQDGPWDSLEEEVWATAFRQHPYHNPTVGWVEDLLDASVEDMKDYYDKWYHPRNATVVLVGDFQTEKAIEKVTSLFGQIPAGPDPIRKKIVEPPQKGEKRVSVVKPTPVERLMIAYHAPEIGHPDSYPLQVLSMILSAGRRSRLYQRLQEEDRSVTYARSSYNDHIDPTLFYFQAELKPGKKLADVEASILSVLENLKESLVSERELEKARRQIQSNFILGNEDVLNQATLSGQFETIGFQLEGKENGYDYLSHYLSHINNVTAEEVRRVAREYFTEKNRTVGYLVADKNNVSDAVTTDESIESSLVPGAVEKALNKTKMASIYNNVAFRSHLDSFELLTQLTKRTDTQTYTPALDIERVVLDNGIVLLLGESHNIPAISINAMVNAGARYEMDEKAGLASLLGDMLDEGTKTKDAQMLAEAIEQVGGHLQTFGGYGQSGVSVTVLTPDLELGLELAADVMINSTIPKERFEQQKDRRLAQIKSREDDPRVIASDTFNELVYTGHPAHKPRLGYEHTVANLTTEDMLEFYHKYFIANNSTIAIVGDINKSEIKEKVAKAFSSWKVEPNFKLPSVPEIQRQNAPIKKFISKNKEQINLYLGHLGIKRNHPDYYPLVVMDTILGSSPGFTSRIPKILRDEQGLAYSTFSNITGSAGLDPGRFVAYIGTSPENLRLATDGMMKEIYRIREEAVSPGELKDAIDYLTGSFVFHFETNAQIAAFMVEAEVFQLGFNLLTDYPTQIRAVTIEDVQRVAKEHLDPENMTLVVVGPIDEEGKSKK; this is translated from the coding sequence ATGACAGCATTGCTAGCAAATAGCCTTACAGAAAATGTAAAGCGTACAAAACTAGAAAATGGACTAACTATTTTAACTAAAGAAGTACATACACGCCCAATAGTTGCCGCTATGATTTGGTATCGTGTTGGTGCGCGGGATGAGGAGTTAGGCCAAACAGGTAAATCTCACTTTTTAGAACATATGCTTTTTAAGGGAACAAGCAAATATAAAAAAGGCGAGATTGACCTAATCACTATGCAAAATGGTGGTAGAAATAACGCTTTTACCTGGTTGGACTTTACTGCTTATTACTTTACTTTTGCTAGTGATCGTTGGGAAATTGCACTTGAAATAGAAGCCTCTCGTATTCGTGACACACTTTTTGCGCCTGAAGAGTTTACATCTGAAAAACAAGTAGTCATTGAAGAGCTACAAATAGGTCAGGATGGGCCTTGGGATTCTTTAGAAGAAGAAGTTTGGGCAACAGCTTTTCGCCAACATCCTTATCATAATCCTACTGTAGGCTGGGTTGAAGACCTTCTTGATGCAAGTGTTGAGGATATGAAGGATTATTATGATAAGTGGTATCACCCAAGAAATGCTACTGTTGTCTTAGTTGGAGATTTTCAGACAGAGAAGGCTATAGAAAAAGTTACAAGTTTATTTGGTCAAATTCCCGCCGGCCCTGATCCTATTCGTAAAAAAATAGTTGAACCACCACAAAAAGGGGAGAAGCGAGTTTCTGTAGTAAAACCTACACCAGTAGAACGCCTAATGATAGCCTATCATGCTCCAGAAATTGGACATCCTGATTCTTATCCGTTACAAGTTTTATCAATGATTTTATCGGCTGGCCGACGTTCACGCCTTTATCAAAGACTCCAAGAAGAAGATCGCTCTGTTACTTATGCTCGTAGTTCTTATAATGATCATATTGACCCTACGTTATTTTACTTTCAAGCAGAGCTTAAACCAGGTAAAAAATTAGCAGATGTTGAAGCTAGCATTTTAAGCGTACTTGAAAACTTAAAAGAATCTTTAGTTTCTGAACGTGAACTAGAAAAAGCACGTCGTCAAATTCAATCTAATTTTATTTTAGGAAATGAAGATGTCTTAAACCAAGCTACGCTTTCAGGACAGTTTGAAACCATTGGCTTTCAATTAGAAGGAAAAGAAAATGGCTATGATTACCTAAGCCACTATCTTTCACATATTAATAATGTTACTGCTGAAGAGGTTAGGCGAGTTGCAAGAGAATATTTTACTGAAAAAAATCGCACTGTTGGCTATTTAGTAGCTGATAAAAATAATGTTTCAGATGCTGTAACTACTGATGAATCAATAGAATCTTCATTAGTTCCTGGTGCTGTAGAAAAAGCACTAAATAAAACTAAAATGGCAAGTATTTATAATAATGTAGCCTTTCGGTCACATTTAGATAGTTTTGAGCTTTTAACCCAGTTAACTAAGCGAACGGACACACAAACCTATACACCTGCATTAGATATTGAGCGAGTAGTTTTAGATAATGGGATAGTGCTATTACTAGGGGAAAGCCATAATATTCCAGCTATTTCAATTAATGCAATGGTTAATGCTGGGGCGCGTTATGAGATGGATGAAAAGGCAGGTCTAGCTTCTTTGCTAGGAGATATGCTAGACGAAGGTACTAAAACCAAAGATGCACAAATGCTTGCAGAAGCAATTGAACAAGTAGGTGGGCATCTTCAAACCTTTGGCGGCTATGGTCAAAGTGGAGTGTCTGTTACGGTTTTAACTCCAGATCTAGAGTTAGGCTTAGAACTAGCAGCAGATGTAATGATAAATAGTACAATCCCTAAAGAACGTTTTGAACAACAGAAAGACCGCCGCTTAGCTCAAATTAAAAGCCGGGAAGATGACCCCAGAGTTATAGCGTCTGATACTTTTAATGAACTTGTTTACACTGGACACCCAGCGCATAAGCCCAGACTTGGTTATGAACATACAGTTGCTAATTTAACTACTGAAGATATGCTAGAGTTTTATCATAAATATTTTATTGCTAATAACTCTACGATAGCAATTGTAGGTGATATTAATAAATCAGAAATTAAAGAAAAAGTAGCAAAAGCTTTTTCTAGTTGGAAAGTTGAGCCAAATTTTAAGTTACCAAGTGTTCCAGAAATTCAACGCCAAAACGCTCCAATAAAAAAATTTATTAGCAAAAATAAAGAGCAAATTAATCTATATTTAGGGCATTTAGGGATTAAGCGAAATCACCCAGATTATTATCCTTTAGTAGTTATGGATACAATTTTAGGTAGCTCACCAGGTTTTACTTCTCGAATCCCTAAAATACTACGTGATGAACAAGGACTAGCTTATAGTACATTTAGCAATATTACTGGCTCAGCAGGGCTTGATCCAGGTCGTTTTGTTGCTTATATTGGCACATCTCCAGAAAATCTACGTCTTGCAACTGATGGAATGATGAAGGAAATCTACCGGATTCGTGAGGAAGCAGTTAGCCCAGGCGAGCTAAAAGATGCTATTGACTATTTAACAGGAAGTTTTGTTTTTCACTTTGAAACCAATGCACAAATAGCTGCTTTTATGGTAGAGGCAGAAGTTTTTCAACTAGGTTTTAATCTTTTAACTGATTACCCTACACAAATTCGTGCAGTTACTATTGAGGATGTCCAAAGAGTTGCAAAAGAACATCTTGACCCTGAAAACATGACTCTAGTAGTCGTTGGCCCAATTGATGAAGAAGGAAAGAGCAAAAAATAA